The window ACGATTTGGTCATCCGCATGCAGGCGCGCGTGCAGGCGGAGCCAACCGCGCTCTCAGCCGATCTTTCGCCGTCGCTTGCCGCCCTGCCGGCGGAGCTTGCCGCCTGCTGGTCCGTCGACGCCAAATCCCCCCATCATTTCCTGGGGCCAAGCCCGCTGCTGGCGCAGGTCCCGGAGATCGCCGCCTATGCGCGCGAGATCGCGCGCGACGGGATGACGGTGCAGCAGATCGGCCTTGCCATCTGCGATCGCATCCATCGGGATTTCAGCTACGACACGGACGCGACGACCGTCACGACGACCCCGGCCGACGCATTCAAGCTGAAGGGCGGCGTCTGCCAGGACTTCACCCACGTGATGATCGTGGCGCTGCGCAGTCTCGGCATTCCGGCCGGCTATGTCAGCGGTTTCCTTAGAACCCTGCCGCCGCCCGGCAAGGAGCGGCTCGAAGGCGCCGACGCCATGCATGCCTGGGTGCGTTTCTGGTGCGGCACGACCGGCGGCTGGATGGAATTCGACCCGACGAACAACATGCCCGCCGGCACCGATCACATCGTCGTCGGCCATGGTCGCGACTATGGCGACGTGGCGCCGGTGATCGGCGTTCTGAAAAGCTACGGCAGCCAGACGACCGAACAGGCGGTCGACGTCATCCCCGTCGAATGATCCGAAATGGCACGAGCGTGCCAATTCCGAACGGAACGACCCTGCTTGATACCCCGCAGAAGCAACTGGATTTGCGGCGATCCGATAAAATTGCAACGAACAGGTGAACCAAGCGGTAACGCATCACCATTAGTGTCATGCCACGGAAACATACAACGTGTGGGGGCACGAACATGGAATGCGGATCCACTGCCTGCCGGTCATTTATGAAGATGTGGAAGGACCGGGGCGGCAACTTCGGCATGATGACGGCCTTGCTACTTGTGCCCATCGGAGCCACCGCGGGACTCGCCCTGGATTTCAGCGCCGCCCTCATGGCCAAGAGCGAGCTTCAGGGCGCCGCCGACGCGGCGGCTTTGGGTGCAATAGCCGAAACCTCCGCCGGCGTGACTGAAGCTCTTGAGATGTCTGGGAACGGGACCGTCCACTTGAGTGAGACGGACGCGTTTAAGTTCTTCAAGAGCCAGTTCGCTACGAATACCTATTTCACCCTGGTGGAATCGGACGCCAAAGTCATCAAGGAAGATAACAAACTGAAGGCGGTCTTCACCTACAGGGCGTCTGTACCGACGTCTCTGTCGAGAATCATCGGCAAGGATAGTATCGAGGTTTCCGGATCAGCTACCGCGGAATTCCAGACTGAAACATATCGCGATTTTTTCCTCTTGCTGGACAATACACCATCAATGGGCGTTGGGGCGACGCCAGCCGATGTTGCCACGATGGTCGCCAACACATCCGATAAGTGTGCCTTTGCTTGCCACATCGTCAAGAACGGATTCGAAGACAAGAACAGCTATTACAACCTGGCAAAGAAGCTCGGCGTAACTGTCCGTATCAACGTCGTCGCACAAGCGACTGCGAACCTAATGGACACTGCAATGGCGTCCCGCAAAAGCTCGAACCAGTACCGCATGGCGGTGTATACGTTCGGTCAAAAGGCAGAGGACACCAAGCTGCTGGAAGTCTCGCCGCTGACTGTCAACTT is drawn from Sinorhizobium sojae CCBAU 05684 and contains these coding sequences:
- a CDS encoding transglutaminase family protein; this encodes MLYDINLKITYRYEVPVSGGRHLVRVLPVSIPGRQRLIAGSVTCQPAPFERSESVDFFANPTTTILFRSAHDDLVIRMQARVQAEPTALSADLSPSLAALPAELAACWSVDAKSPHHFLGPSPLLAQVPEIAAYAREIARDGMTVQQIGLAICDRIHRDFSYDTDATTVTTTPADAFKLKGGVCQDFTHVMIVALRSLGIPAGYVSGFLRTLPPPGKERLEGADAMHAWVRFWCGTTGGWMEFDPTNNMPAGTDHIVVGHGRDYGDVAPVIGVLKSYGSQTTEQAVDVIPVE
- a CDS encoding pilus assembly protein TadG-related protein, producing the protein MKMWKDRGGNFGMMTALLLVPIGATAGLALDFSAALMAKSELQGAADAAALGAIAETSAGVTEALEMSGNGTVHLSETDAFKFFKSQFATNTYFTLVESDAKVIKEDNKLKAVFTYRASVPTSLSRIIGKDSIEVSGSATAEFQTETYRDFFLLLDNTPSMGVGATPADVATMVANTSDKCAFACHIVKNGFEDKNSYYNLAKKLGVTVRINVVAQATANLMDTAMASRKSSNQYRMAVYTFGQKAEDTKLLEVSPLTVNLSDAKKKASLIDLMSIPYQGYDNDQQTDFDRALTQIATKMGEAGTGLTASSPEKIVFFVSDGVGDSYKPSTCTKKTTSGRCQEPIDTKPCAALKAKGYKIAVLYTTYLPLPTNGWYNTWIKPFQSEIGSRMQECATPGLFFEVSPTEGISDAMNALFRKIINAPRLTG